The nucleotide sequence ACCTTCAATATGGGCTTCAACTTCGACAGTGGAATACATTAGGTTTCTATAAGCCCTCACTACATTTGGGTACAGAATTGAAACTTAAGAGCTAGTTTGATAACcaattcatttcaattttttttttaattatatagaTGGATGAAAAATATGTAATCTGAAGATCAATGAAGATAGGCGAAGGATAGATGGTGAAAACAGTGTGAATCAGTGTCCTAAAAAGTGGTCTATACAACTGACCAACACCATGATTAATAACTAGATGGTTGGAAAATCAGGTATGGCAACTACGTGAGTCTAGGAGGAATAGgtgtttcctttgtttttttaattgacTTTGAGTCTTGACTCACCCTTTCACTGACAGAAAAAAAGGAAACGAAGAATACGAAGTGGTCGTCTCTCTTTGCGATAGTTCTTTGatgttttcaataaattgtagaactttataatttatttatattctgCATTTTAAGTTTGCCCATTccaagtgtatatatatatatatatatatacacacacacacacttatttgtattgtatataataaatttaattaagataAAATCAAAAATCCTAGGCCACCAATTAAGACCCTACCCACCACTCAATAACAACCTAGCGATGTTTAAAACATTGGTGTGAAAGGATTATGTCTGgaaatcaaaaataaaatttcttgaTTATGCTCCCTCAGCTGATTCATGGGTTGCCCTTTTGATTATTCCTTTGAATGGTGTAAAGCCCAAGTTAGAATGTTATAACCCACAACCCTTAGCTTGGATAAACTTTCCGAAGGCTGGACGAGGCACTGGACTTTTGGGTTAGGGGTCTATGTCCCCACGCCCGTAGGCCGCTTATCATAATCTCACTTAATAGGGCTCAGTCCACCTAAGCTGCTAACCGAACATGACGGAATAGGCTAAAAGAGACTCCTCTAATActatcaatttgaaatttttagaTTCTTGTAACATCGTATATATTGATAAATAAATATGGATGAAAAGGACTttgtaaaaaaaacaaatgaaatgacttaaattaatccttgcgatctaataaaaaaaatcctttcGATAAGCATGCATCACTTTTGGTTATGTTGGTGTTTCTAGAAATGAGGAGTTAGTTAATTAAACAAGAATAGGTAGGTGGTTTGCATCCAGTGTGTTATCAGTTAGtatgttgaagaaagaaaaaaaactaaaggACCAGAAAACTATACACGTCAAAAGAAATGGGTTTATTTGCCTCCAACGCTCCTTAATTTAGACCCATACCCCTCCTTGAGTTGTTTATAATATGATCTCCGTTCATCCATTGCTTATACCAAACAAATATTTTATAATCACTTTAACAACAATTTACGAAACACTCACCTTGAGCAATGGACTCCTCAATCGGATATGCAACTTTCATTGCATCCTTGCTCTTATGTCTCTCATCGTCTCCAACACCATTTGCAAATGCAAGAGCGTCTTCATTAATTAGAAGTGTTTGCAAGCAAACCCAAGACCAATTCGGCTACAACTACAAGCGATGTGTAAAATCTCTTTGGAAAGATATCCCAACTCGATCAGCATCTAATCTCAAAGATCTTGACACTACCATTCTTAAATTAGCACTAACAAATGCACAACAAAGCAAAGCTTTCTTTGTCAATGCACTCAACACCACCGGCAACAATATTGTTAAGGGCTCTGGAGCAGTAAAACAATGTGCAAATTCATATGATTTTGCGGTAGATGGTTTTGCTTTCTCAGTGCGAGGGATCAAAGATAATGACAAATCGGTCTCCCAAATACTCACACAAGTGCAAGACGAAATTGTTCGTTGCGAAAAAGCATTGACCTCTACCGAAATTGAACTTCCTTATTTAGTATCTTCGACGAACTTCTTGACCATGTTATATAGGGATGTTGCATTCCTCATTACTTCCCAGCTATTCCATATCTAGAAAAGATACGTGAACTATTAAATTCAGTATGCAATacttaaatacaaaaaaatagaCATATCATTGCTgtatatttaatttgtaaaagaaaagaaaagaatgaaaacttaatgtaagaaaacaaaaagctgTTTTAAAATTGAATCCTTCTGTGTTGATATTTTGGTTGTGTATACTACACACATACCCATATATACTACACGCTGAATTCTTAAGAACACAATATGTTATGCATGTTTAATCTTGACAGCATCAGTGGAAACTTTCAAACTATAATTCTTTGTTAAttattcaaatttgaaaaaatgaataaaagaacGTATGGCAATGTGCATATataaccaaaataatatttCAAATGACCACACAACATGGAGTCACATTGATACTGATACAATTAcacttttgagttttgaggtttggattttctttttctgcactTTTCTACTGCTTTTCGCTTTCAATGAGTTTTAGGTATACAATCACACGAAGAAAAAGCCAATTGGCAAGAAAGAGATCCAAAGTCTGGTTCGTTATGCACCCTTCCGTTGATAGGATACAAGGGTCAAAAGGAAGGCTTGAGTTCAGAGACAAAGTTGGCTCGGTAATTGAATTGTCATGGTGCTGTGGGAGTCTTGTCCTTCATCTTTATCTATGCAAAAAAGAGAGAATTTGTTGATTGGATTTTGAAcaactcacaaaaaaaaaaaaaaaaagaaggaccGTGCACCAACATACCAGTTCCAACTCAAGGTTCGATGCCAATATGTTAACTCTTCTAGGAGCAAAGGGTAGTACTTTCCACTTGGAAATTTGGTGGGTGCATTCCAGCAAGTCGTGTTCCACTTTTAGAGACTAGTGAAACCTGAATATCTTTCACATCCGTTGTAGCAAAAACAAATTGATAACCTTCAATATGGGCTTCGACTTTGACTGTGgaatacattttggtacaaaatTAAATCTTAAGAGCTAGTTTGACAACCGATTCATTTtacgtttttaattttatttttaattatatagaTGGATGAAAAATATGTGATATGAAGATCAATGAAGATAGGTGAAGGATAGATGGTGAAAACAATGTGAATCGGTGTTCTAAAAAGTGGTCTAGACAACTGACTAATAACTAGACGGTTGGAAAATCTGGTATGGCATCTACGTGAGTCTAGGCGGAATAGgtgtttcctttatttttttaattgactTTGAGTCTTGACTCACCCTTTCCCAGACAGAAAAAAGGAAACGAAGAATACGATGTGGTCTTCTCTCTTTGCGATAATTCTTTGatgttttcaataaattgtagaaCTTTAGAACTTATttatattttgcattttaaGTTTCTGCATTACAAGtatagatttttatttttaaatatatatacatatatatacacacacacacacttattTGTATgtcatataataaatttaattaagataaaaaaaatactaggCCACCAATTAAGACCCTACCTACCGCTCGATAACGACCTAGCGATATTTAAAACATTGGTGTGAATGGATTATGTCTAgaaatcaaaaacaaaatttcttGATTATGCTCCCTCAACTGATTTACGGATTGCCCTTTTGATTATTCCTTTGAATGGTGTAAAGCCTCAGTTAGAATGTTATAACCCACAGCCCTTAGGTTGGATAAACTTTCCAAAGGCCGGACGAGGCGCTGGACTTCTGCGTCCCCACACCCGTAGGACGCTTATCGTAACCTCGCTTAATAGGGCTCAGTCCACCTAAGCTACTTACCGAACATGACAGAATAGGCTAAAAGAGACTCCTCTAATACTATCAATTTGAATTTTGTAGATTCTTGTAACATCGTATATATTGATAAATAAATATGGATGAAAAGGACTttgtaaaaaaacaaatgaaatgacttaaattaatccttgcgatctaataaaaaaaaaatccttttgaTAACCATCCATCACTTTTGGTTATGTTGGGGTTTCTAGAAATGAGGAGTTGGTTAATTAAACTAGAATAGGTAGTTGGTTTGAATCCAGTGTGTTATCAGTTAGTAcgttgaagaaagaaaaaaacctaAAGGACCAGAAAACTAAACACGTCAAAAGAAATGGGTTACTTTGCCACCAATGCTCCTTAATTTAGACCCATACCCACTCCTTGAGTTGTTAATAATATGATCTCCATTCATCCATTGCTTAtaccaaataaataatttataatcacTTTAGCATCAATTTAAGAAACATACACCTTGAGCAATGGACTCCTCAATCGGATATGCAACTTTCATTGCATCCTTGCTCTTATGTCTCTCATCGTCTCCAACACCATTTGCAAATGCAATAGCGTCTTCATTAATTAGAAGTGTTTGCAAGCAAACCCAAGACCAATTCGGCTACAACTACAAGCGATGTGTAAAATCTCTTTGGAAAGATATCCCAACTTGATCAGCATTTAATCTCAAAGATCTTGACACAACCATTCTTAAATTAGCACtaacaaatgcacaagaaagCAAAGCTTTCTTTGTCAATGCGCGCAACACCACCGGCAACAATATTGTTAAGGACTCCGGAGCAGTAAAATAATGTGCAGATTTATATGATTTTGCGGTAGACGGTTTTGCTTTCTCAGTGCGAGGGATCAAAGATAATGACAAATCAGTCTCCCAAATACTCTTACAAGTACAAGACGAAATTGTTCGTTGCGAAAAAAAATTGACCTCTACTGAAATTGAACTTCCTTATTTAGTATCTTCGACAAATTTCTTGACCATGTTATATAGGGATGTTGCATTCCTCATTACTTCCCAGCTATTCCATATCTCGAAAAGATATGTGAACAATGTGTTAAATTCAGTATGCATTATTTAAATACtaaataatatacatataattactgtagatttaatttgtaaaaggaaagaaaataatgaaaaattaatgTAAGAAAACAGAAGGCTGTTTTAATATTGAATCCTTCCGTGTTCCTATTTTGTTTGTCCCTACTACAAACATACCCAGATTAACTACATGTTGAATTCTTAAGAACACAATATGCTATGCATGTTTAATCTTGACAACATCAGTGGAAACTTTCAAACTATAATTCTTTGTTGAttattcaaatttgaaaaaaaaatgaataaaagaacGTATGGCAATGTGCATATAATCCTCACCTTAATATCTATCACATCCGTTGGAGCAAAAACAAATTGATAACTTTCAATATGGGCTTCAACTTCTACCCTGGAATACATTAGGTTTCTATAATCCTCAATACTTTTTGGTACAAAATTAGAACTTAAGAGCTAGTTTGATAACCAATTCATTTCAagtctttaattttatttttacttatatAGATGGATGAAAAATATGTGATCTGAAGATCAATGAAGATAGGCGAAGGATAGATGGTGAAATCAATGTGAATTGGTGTTATAAAAAGTGGTCTAGACAGCTAACCAACATCACAATTAATAACTAGACGGTTGGAAAATCTGGTATGGCATCTACGTGAGTCTAGGCATAATAGGTGTCATATAATCAATttaattaagaagaaaaaaaaatcctagaCCACAAATTAAGACCCTACACGCCGCTTGATAACGACCTAGCATTGTTTAAAACAATGGTGTGAATGGAGTATGTCTGGAAATCAAAAGCAAAATTTCTTGATTATGCTCCCTCAGCTGGTTTACGGATCACCCTCTTGATTATTCCTTCGAATGGTGTAAAACCCAGGTTTGAATGTTATTACCCACAGCCCTTAGGTTGGATAAACTTTCCTGAGGCCAGACGAGGCGTTGGACTTGTGGGTCAGGGGTCCATGTCCCCACGCCCGTAGGCCGCTTATCGTAACCTTGCTTAATAGGGCTTAGTCCACCTAAGCTGTTAACCGAACACGATAAAATAGGCTAAAAGAGACTCCTCTAATACTATCAATTTGAATCTTTTAGATTCTTCTAACACCATATATATTGATAAATAAATATGGATGTAAATGACTTTGTAAAAAAACAAACGAAATGACTTAAATTAATCCTTTCGatctaataaaaaaatcattttgataAGCATGCATCACTTTTGGTTATGTTGGGGTTTCTAGAAATGAGGAGTTGGTTAATTAAACTAGAATAGGTAAGTGGTTTGCATCCAGTGTGTTATCAGTTAGtatgttgaagaaagaaaaaaaaactaaaggaCCAGAAAACTATACACGTCAAAAGAAATGGGTTTATTTGCCTCCAACGCTCCTTAATTTAGACCCATACCCCTCCTTGAGTTGTTTATAATATGATCTCCGTTCATCCATTGCTTATACCAAACAAATATTTTATAATCACTTTAACAACAATTTACGAAACACACACCTTGAGCAATGGACTCCTCAATCGGATATGCAACTTTCATTGCATCCTTGCTCTTATGTCTCTCATCGTCTCCAACACCATTTGCAAATGCAAGAGCGTCTTCATTAATTAGAAGTGTTTGCAAGCAAACCCAAGACCAATTCGGCTACAACTACAAGCGATGTGTAAAATCTCTTTGGAAAGATATCCCAACTCGATCAGCATCTAATCTCAAAGATCTTGACACTACCATTCTTAAATTAGCACTAACAAATGCACAACAAAGCAAAGCTTTCTTTGTCAATGCACTCAACACCACCGGCAACAATATTGTTAAGGGCTCTGGAGCAGTAAAACAATGTGCAAATTCATATGATTTTGCGGTAGATGGTTTTGCTTTCTCAGTGCGAGGGATCAAAGATAATGACAAATCGGTCTCCTAAATACTCACACAAGTGCAAGACGAAATTGTTCGTTGCGAAAAAGCATTGACCTCTACCGAAATTGAACTTCCTTATTTAGTATCTTCGACGAACTTCTTGACCATGTTATATAGGGATGTTGCATTCCTCATTACTTCCCAGCTATTTCATATCTAGATAAGATGCAGAACAATGTATAAAATTCAGTATGCATTACTTAAATACtacataatatacatataattacagtatatttaatttgtaaaatgaaagaaaagaatga is from Malus sylvestris chromosome 5, drMalSylv7.2, whole genome shotgun sequence and encodes:
- the LOC126620937 gene encoding uncharacterized protein LOC126620937 yields the protein MDSSIGYATFIASLLLCLSSSPTPFANARASSLIRSVCKQTQDQFGYNYKRCVKSLWKDIPTRSASNLKDLDTTILKLALTNAQQSKAFFVNALNTTGNNIVKGSGAVKQCANSYDFAVDGFAFSVRGIKDNDKSVS
- the LOC126620936 gene encoding uncharacterized protein LOC126620936, yielding MDSSIGYATFIASLLLCLSSSPTPFANARASSLIRSVCKQTQDQFGYNYKRCVKSLWKDIPTRSASNLKDLDTTILKLALTNAQQSKAFFVNALNTTGNNIVKGSGAVKQCANSYDFAVDGFAFSVRGIKDNDKSVSQILTQVQDEIVRCEKALTSTEIELPYLVSSTNFLTMLYRDVAFLITSQLFHI